The DNA segment GCCGAGTACGCGGCGAGGGTGACGTTCGAGTCCCTGCCGTCCGCCGTTGTCATTGCCGTGAAGCGCCTCATCCTGGATTCGTTGGGGACGGCGCTCGCGGCGGGGACCATGGGGGATGGGTGCCGCGAGCTGGTAGACATGGCGGTCGCGTGCGGGGGGCGCCCCCAGAGCACGATCCTCGGATTCGACCGCAAGGGTCCGGCGCCGCTCGTCGCGTTGGCGAACGGCGGGTTGGTCCACGCGCTGAACTATGACGCCGGGGGACCGGGACACTTGGGCGTCGTTGCTCTCGTCGCGCCGCTGGCCGCTGCGGAATACGTTGGCGGTGTATCGGGCAAAGAGCTGATCGCGGCATCCGCCACCGCGTGCGAAATCACGGCGCGCATGTCCGTCGCGGCGCACGGGGCGGACATCCGCGGTGAGCTGCCCTGGCTCGCGGGTCAGTTCCTGAGCTACGTGGGGTCGGCCGCCGGCGCTGGACGCGCCCTCCGGTTGTCGCCCCTCCAGATGCACAGCGCCATCGCGCTCGCCGTCATGCAGGCCGCCGGCACGCGTCAGGTCGTGCTTGACGGCGATCCGCCGGCCAAAGCCGTCTACGGCGCGTTTCCCAACCAAGGCGGCATGCAGGCGGCGCTCCTGGCCCAGTTGGGGCTCCGCGCCGATTGCGCGGCGCTCGAGGGCAGCGGTGGCTTCTACGCTGCCTTCCTCGGCGATAGCAGCCGCGCGGCCGGGATCGCCGACGGACTGGGGGATCGCTACGTCCTGGCGGGTGTGCAGTTCAAGGCGTGGCCGACGAGCGGTGTCGTCGCGCCATACGTCGAAGCTGCCCTGAACCTCCGTCGGACCCACGGTTTGTCCGCGGATGTCGTCGCGCGCGTGGAATTCACCGGTGGAGAGCGGATGCGCCACTGGTGCGAGCCGCTAGAGGAGCGGCGAGCCCCGGCGAGCGGCGCGACGGCGGCCAACAGCATCTTCTTCGGCATCGCCAATGCGCTCGTCCACGGTGCAGTGACGCTCGAGCGCTTCTCACCCGCGGGCCTAAGCGACCCGAGCGTGCGCCGCCTCATGGCGCGGACTGAGTACACGGTGAACGCGGACCCGTCGGAGCACGCGGCGCTGCGTGTCTGGACGACGCGCGGGCCCGCGGTTGAGGCGCCGGTGGCGGCGAGCGCGAGCCCCGTGACCGAAGCCCAGCTCGTCGCCAAATTCGTCGACTGTGCGCGGTATGCGCCGCGCCCGATGGAAGCGGACCGGGTGCAGCGGCTCGTGGAGCTGGTTCTGGACCTCGAAGCAGTGGCCGACGTCAGATCTCTGACGGAGCGTCTCTAGTCTTCGGTGTCGGTTCTACGCTCACGAAGCCTTCCGCCGCGGCTCCTCCGCCGCCACCGATCCGCCGTCCCCCGGCTCGTTCGGCGTAGCTCGCGCCCGAATCGCCTCGAACTGCTCCTGGAGGCGCTTCAGATCCTCGTCGGTCAGCTCCTCCAGGTTGACCAGGTTGGTTCGGGCACCGGTCACCGCGCGCAATAGTTCGTCGAGCTTGAGCTGCATCGCCCGCGTGTCGCGGTTCTGCGAGTTCTGGATCATGAACACCATCAAAAACGTGACGATCGTGGTCCCGGTGTTGATGACCAGCTGCCAGGTGTCGGAGAAGGCAAAGACGGGACCCGTCACCGCCCATGCGACGACGACCGCAACCGCGAAAATGAACGCGCCGGGCGAGCCCGTCGCTTCCGCCATGAACTGGGCAAATTCGCGAAATCGCTCGTTCATACCATTCGATTCCTCGGACCGATTCCTCGCGCGCCCTTTTTTCCACTATACCGGTATGGAAGATGCGGGAGTGTGGGGAGTGGTGGTGGAAAATCCCGGCTTGCTGGATCTCGGTCGCGTTCTAATCATCGCTGGCGGGCTGCTCGTCCTCATCGGCGTCGCCATCGTCCTGGCGCCGCGCATCCCGTTTCTCGGACGGCTGCCGGGCGACATCCTCTTTCAGCGCGATGGGGTCACCATCGCCATTCCGCTGGCCACGTCCATCCTGCTCAGTCTCGTCTTGACGGTCCTCCTGAACCTCCTGGCGCGCATCTTCAACCGATCATGACACGCACGCGTCCCGGCCTGGCTTGGGTACTCCCGCGCGCCTCCGCTACCATGACTCCCGAAGGGGCGACGGGCTATTCACCGTCACCTCGTGAAATGCGCCCCGGGACCTCGACGTACCCAGCCGTTCCATTCCAGCAGGACGATCGGAGGATTGACGTGCCCGAGCCAAGCATCGACGCGCTTCGCGAACAGATCACGGCATGCACCCGAATGCTGGTGATGCAAGAGATCATGGACTACAGTGGCCACGTCAGCGCGCGGATCCCGGGGACCGATCGCATGTTGATCCAGCCCCGTGACACGAGCCGCGCGGTGCTGAAGCCCGTCGATCTGCTCGTGGTTGATCTCGATGGCAACCTCTTGGAAGGCGAGGGGCCCGCTCCCTCTGAGACTGCGCTCCACCGTTGGGTGTACCGCTCGCGCCCGGACGTCGCCGCCGTGTGCCACGGCCATCCCGCCATGTCGACGCTTTTCACGGTTGTCGACCGACCGATGGTTGCCGTCCGCAATTTCGCGTACCGGTTCATGGGCACGCCGATCCACGCCGATACGACCCACATCCGCACCGACGAGCAAGGGCGGGCGGTGGCCCGGACCCTGGGTCAGCACCGAGCGTGCCTGCTTCGCGCACATGGCACCGTCCTGGCCGCCCACAGCGTGCCGGAGCTGTTCATGGATTGCCTGGAGCTGGAGGAGAACGCCCGGAGCCTTGCCCTCGCCACCGGGCTCGGCGCCCTCTCCCCCATCTCGGATCCGGAAGCCGCGGAGCTGGAGGTCTCGTTCGGCAAGAACGACTACCGGGTCAGCAAAATCTGGGAGCACTATCTTCAGAAGGGGGCAGCCGCGGGCGTGATCTGATGCCCCGATCGCGAACCGAGCCGGGCGCGCGACCGCGGCATTTGGGCGACAATAAGAGAAAAAGGGGACGACGCCATGGCCATGCAGTCGATCAATCCCGCCACGGGCGAGGTCCTCGCCACCTTCGAGGAACATTCGGACGCGCAGGTTGACGCGATCCTGACCGAGGTGGCGCGCGAGTATCCGAACTGGCGCAACCGCTCGTTCCGCGATCGGGGGGCGGCGATGATGCGGGCCGGGGACTACCTGCGCGCCCAGAAGGCGCGCTTCGCGCAGCTCATCACCGTCGAGATGGGCAAGCCCATCGTCCAGGCCGAGGGTGAGATCGAGAAGTGCGCGTGGGCGTGCGACTACTACGCCGAGCACGCCGCCGAGTACCTCGCGGATCGACCCGTTGCGACCACCGCGCGCGACAGCTATGTTGCCTTCGATCCGCTGGGGCCGATTCTGGCGGTCATGCCGTGGAACTTTCCCTTCTGGCAGGTGTTTCGCTTCGCCGCGCCGACGCTCATGGCGGGAAACGTGGCGGTCCTCAAACACGCCTCCAACGTCCCGCAGTGCGCGCTCGCCATCGAGGAGGTGTTTCAGGAGACCGGGTTCCCCGCCGGGGTATTCCGAACGCTGCTCGTCTCGAGCCGCTCGGTGGAGCGGATCATCGCCGACGATCGGATTCGTGGGGTCTCCCTCACCGGCAGCGACGTCGCCGGCGCGACGGTCGCGGAAGTCGCCGGGCGCCATCTGAAGAAATCGGTGCTGGAGCTGGGCGGATCGGACCCCTTCATCGTGCTTCGCGACGCCGACCTCGACGCGGCAATCGACGTTGGGACGACCGCTCGCTATCAGAACACGGGCCAGAGCTGCATCGCTGCCAAGCGATTCATCGTTGAGGAGGCGATCGCCGACGAGTTCGAGCGTCGATATACGGACGCGGTTGCTCGCATGCGCGTCGGTGACCCGCTCGCCCGCGACACCCAGATCGGGCCGCTGGCACGGCCGGACCTGGTGGACAATCTCCACGCGCAGGTTCGCCAGTCGGTCTCGATGGGCGCGAAGGTGCTGCTGGGCGGCGACCGCATGGATGGGCGGGGCAACTTCTTCCAGCCGACGATCCTGTCGAACGTCGGTCGCGGCATGCCGGCCGCCAGCCAGGAGACGTTCGGCCCCGCCGCGGCGTTGATGCGGGCGCGGGACGCCGATGAGGCGGTCGCCCTCGCGAACGACACCCAGTTCGGGCTCGGCGCGGCTCTCTGGACCCGCGACGTGGCGCGCGCTCGGGAGATGGCCCGCCGCATCGAAGCTGGATCGGTGTTCATCAACGGGCTCGTCGCATCGGACCCGCGGCTTCCCTTCGGGGGCGTGAAGCGGAGCGGATTTGGGCGCGAGCTGAGCGATTTCGGCATCCACGAGTTCGTGAACGTCAAGACGATCTGGATCGGCCCACCGGCCCCACCCCCGGTCCCGAGGTAAGCGGAATGAGCGTTCGCCTCCGTCGCATCTACGAGCCACCCGAGCCGGACGATGGCGTCCGGATCCTCGTCGACCGGCTGTGGCCGCGAGGGCTCAAGAAAGAGGACGCGCATATCGACGCCTGGCTGCGCGACGTGGCGCCCAGCAGCGACCTCCGTCGCTGGTTCGGCCACGACGCGGGCCGGTGGAGCGACTTTCGCGCGCGATATCGCGCCGAGCTGCAGGAGCCCGAGCGCGCAGCGGATCTCCAGCGGCTCGTCGACGAAGCGCGAAAGGGTCCGGTTACGATCCTCTGCGCAGCCCACGATCTGGAGCAGAGCAATGGCGCGGTGATCCGCGACCTGATCGCCGAGCGATTGGGCCAGCCCGCGGCGTAGAATCACGCGTCGCGCTCTGGTGCGCGGCGTCCCCATCTCGCGCTCCGGAGCAAAGGGCGTGCGTTTTCACATGCATCTTCTGCCGACCTATTTCCCGGATCGGATGAGCCCGTTCGAGGGCTATTACCGCGAGGTGCTGGAGGAGGTCGCGCTGGCTGAGGAGCTGGGGTGGGAGTGCTTCTGGTTCACCGAGCACCACTTCCTCCCGTACGGAGGCGCCATCCCCAATCCCGCCGGATTCCTCTCGGCGGCGGCCGCTCGAACCTCCACGATCCGGCTGGGATCGGCCATCTCGATCCTTCCGCTCCACCACGCCGTCCAGATCGCCGAGGACTACGCCATGGTGGATGCCATCTCGGGCGGTCGACTGGAGTTCGGCATTGGCCTCGGGAATACGGCGATCGACTTCCAGGTCTTCGGCGTCGACCGGGAGGAGAGCCGCGCGCGCTTCGAGGAATCTATCGAGATCATCCTGAAAGCCTGGACTCGCGACCGTTGGAGTCACGACGGCGCGTTCTGGCAGATGCAGGACGTGTCGGTCTTCCCACGGCCGGTCCAGCAGCCCCATCCGCCCATCTGGGTCGCGGGTGTCTCGCCCGAGTCCCTGGGGTGGGCCGGACGCCATGGCTGCAACATCATGACTGTCGCGCACTCGTTTCCGCCCGAGGCCTATGTGCCCGGAATCGCGGCCTGGCGCGCGGGCATCGAAGAAACCGGGAGCGACCCGCGAAACTTTCACTGCAAGCTGCATCTTCGCGTCTGGGTCGACGAGGACTCGGAGCGCGCGCGGACCGTGGCTGAGGCGGCGATCGCGCAGTACGAGCACGTCGCCACTGTGGGACGCGAGCGGCGGATCCCCAAGCCGCCCGGCCCCTACGACTGGGCAGGGATGCTGGCGAGCGGGCGAAACGCGTACGGCACGCCGGAGGAGTGCATTCGCGCTATCCAGAACACGCTGCGCAACTACGAGTTCGACATCCTGAGCACCACCTTCAACTACGGTGGGATCCCCCACGACCAGGTCATGGCCGCAATGCGGCTCTTCGCACGCGAAGTAATGCCCGCATTCGCTTAGGCGCACGCTCGCCAGTGGCCGAGTCTGCGCGTTCGTATAGCAGCGTTCCCTTTCAGAAGACGGATTGCTTTGTTTCATTGCTGAAAGGAGAATGCAAGAAGAGTGCAAAGTCGCCGCCAAAGTCGCCAACTCTGCTGAACAATTAGAGTGGAGTCCAGTTTACGGGTTCGAAAGTCTCTCGTGGGGGGACGACATGCACCACCTTCGATATCTCTCGCGAGTTCTGTTGCCCCTGGTCCTCGTAGGCGCAACGTTGCTCGGCAGTGTGGCGTGCCAGATCGTCACGCCGCCCCCCGCTCCTCCAAGCCCCGCGGCCCAGACGCCGACGAGGCCCAGCGCGACGCCGGCGCAGCCGGCGCCGCCGCCCAGTGGTCCGGCGGCAGATCTCGGCAACGCGGTCCGTCAAGTCGCCCAGGCGGTGCGGCCGGCGGTCGTGCAGATCACGAACCAGCAGACGACGGTGGACCTGTTCAACCAGCCGTACACGGTCCC comes from the Chloroflexota bacterium genome and includes:
- a CDS encoding DUF2905 domain-containing protein, encoding MVVENPGLLDLGRVLIIAGGLLVLIGVAIVLAPRIPFLGRLPGDILFQRDGVTIAIPLATSILLSLVLTVLLNLLARIFNRS
- a CDS encoding class II aldolase/adducin family protein, which encodes MPEPSIDALREQITACTRMLVMQEIMDYSGHVSARIPGTDRMLIQPRDTSRAVLKPVDLLVVDLDGNLLEGEGPAPSETALHRWVYRSRPDVAAVCHGHPAMSTLFTVVDRPMVAVRNFAYRFMGTPIHADTTHIRTDEQGRAVARTLGQHRACLLRAHGTVLAAHSVPELFMDCLELEENARSLALATGLGALSPISDPEAAELEVSFGKNDYRVSKIWEHYLQKGAAAGVI
- a CDS encoding DUF488 family protein, translating into MSVRLRRIYEPPEPDDGVRILVDRLWPRGLKKEDAHIDAWLRDVAPSSDLRRWFGHDAGRWSDFRARYRAELQEPERAADLQRLVDEARKGPVTILCAAHDLEQSNGAVIRDLIAERLGQPAA
- a CDS encoding MmgE/PrpD family protein, encoding MSASRQPATPGVTVALAEYAARVTFESLPSAVVIAVKRLILDSLGTALAAGTMGDGCRELVDMAVACGGRPQSTILGFDRKGPAPLVALANGGLVHALNYDAGGPGHLGVVALVAPLAAAEYVGGVSGKELIAASATACEITARMSVAAHGADIRGELPWLAGQFLSYVGSAAGAGRALRLSPLQMHSAIALAVMQAAGTRQVVLDGDPPAKAVYGAFPNQGGMQAALLAQLGLRADCAALEGSGGFYAAFLGDSSRAAGIADGLGDRYVLAGVQFKAWPTSGVVAPYVEAALNLRRTHGLSADVVARVEFTGGERMRHWCEPLEERRAPASGATAANSIFFGIANALVHGAVTLERFSPAGLSDPSVRRLMARTEYTVNADPSEHAALRVWTTRGPAVEAPVAASASPVTEAQLVAKFVDCARYAPRPMEADRVQRLVELVLDLEAVADVRSLTERL
- a CDS encoding NAD-dependent succinate-semialdehyde dehydrogenase, giving the protein MQSINPATGEVLATFEEHSDAQVDAILTEVAREYPNWRNRSFRDRGAAMMRAGDYLRAQKARFAQLITVEMGKPIVQAEGEIEKCAWACDYYAEHAAEYLADRPVATTARDSYVAFDPLGPILAVMPWNFPFWQVFRFAAPTLMAGNVAVLKHASNVPQCALAIEEVFQETGFPAGVFRTLLVSSRSVERIIADDRIRGVSLTGSDVAGATVAEVAGRHLKKSVLELGGSDPFIVLRDADLDAAIDVGTTARYQNTGQSCIAAKRFIVEEAIADEFERRYTDAVARMRVGDPLARDTQIGPLARPDLVDNLHAQVRQSVSMGAKVLLGGDRMDGRGNFFQPTILSNVGRGMPAASQETFGPAAALMRARDADEAVALANDTQFGLGAALWTRDVARAREMARRIEAGSVFINGLVASDPRLPFGGVKRSGFGRELSDFGIHEFVNVKTIWIGPPAPPPVPR
- a CDS encoding low affinity iron permease family protein, which translates into the protein MNERFREFAQFMAEATGSPGAFIFAVAVVVAWAVTGPVFAFSDTWQLVINTGTTIVTFLMVFMIQNSQNRDTRAMQLKLDELLRAVTGARTNLVNLEELTDEDLKRLQEQFEAIRARATPNEPGDGGSVAAEEPRRKAS
- a CDS encoding LLM class flavin-dependent oxidoreductase — protein: MRFHMHLLPTYFPDRMSPFEGYYREVLEEVALAEELGWECFWFTEHHFLPYGGAIPNPAGFLSAAAARTSTIRLGSAISILPLHHAVQIAEDYAMVDAISGGRLEFGIGLGNTAIDFQVFGVDREESRARFEESIEIILKAWTRDRWSHDGAFWQMQDVSVFPRPVQQPHPPIWVAGVSPESLGWAGRHGCNIMTVAHSFPPEAYVPGIAAWRAGIEETGSDPRNFHCKLHLRVWVDEDSERARTVAEAAIAQYEHVATVGRERRIPKPPGPYDWAGMLASGRNAYGTPEECIRAIQNTLRNYEFDILSTTFNYGGIPHDQVMAAMRLFAREVMPAFA